The Balaenoptera acutorostrata chromosome 6, mBalAcu1.1, whole genome shotgun sequence genome includes the window TGGGGATTCCATGGATACTGAAATGTAGGGTCAGAAGCACACGTAACTCATTGAGAAGATAGAAGTGAAACTAAAGAATATTCTACATGGTCACAGTTGTATTCACTGGggtttagttttgtctttttgttttattttgttttacttctcttttgCCTTGGCTTGTATTCTGAAAATAAGTACTTTATTAATTTCCTGGCTATTATTATAAAAGGTGTTAAGTAGTATTACTAAGAAGTAAAAGAAACACCCAGGATGTACGAGAGCTACAGGCactggcaagttacttaatcattCTTACcaccagttttctcatctggaaaaatgGGATATTAGTGACACCTGCCAAACAGACTGTTATAAAGAGTAAATGACTCAATAACCATTAGCCTTTAAGGATACTATGTTCATTTCTGTGGaaactttgtctttttctcctgaAACTTATCTTTACCTCCCTAGGCTTCAAGAtttacagaaatgtatttctgattGACACTATGTAGACTGCTGCTGCTTTTCCCATACAAGCCTGCTCTCCCTCAACAACTACAGGCATATTAAAACAAAGATGCTCTAATTCCTTTTTagtctcataaaaaaaaaaaaatcccaccaggaaggtactgttattatccccagtttacagatgagaaaacacgCTGTTTAGACATGCTGTGACTCACCTAAGGTCACAAGGCCAGGAAGAGTCAGATAGAGCCACATTTGGAAAACTGCAGGAAGTCCAGCTGACCAAAGCTGGGAAGGACTACAGTAGAAAATGAGGTGGGGCACAGATCTGGTCCAGAGGGCTCAGAAAGCTGAGTAGAGCATTTATACATGATGTGGCAGAAAAGAGAAGTTTTAGAAGTTTTTGAGCAGGGGAATGACAGGAGCAgaactttttattatatttaaaatattttaaaataatcttgcaATCATGTCTATTTTCGAGGCAAATAATAGCAGCTAACTTTTACTGAATCTTTATTAAAGCTCTGCTCTAAGACCTTAACATGtatttgctcatttaatccttacaacaaccctttAAGGTAGGCATTGTCatttgccccattttacagatgagaaaactgaggcacagagagatgtaAGAACTTGCCAGACGCTACACAGCTTGCAAGAGCCAGGCTTCAAtttcaggcagtctggctccagtgtCCATAGTATTAACTTCTGGGCCACAGTGCTTTTTAGTTAATAGATCTATACCACAGGCTAGACATATAAGGATAACATGGGGCCATTGCAGTACCCAAAGTCTAAGGTGATAGGGATTTGGATTTCAGGGGAGGCAGCAAGAATGGAGAAAAGGGGAGATTTCAGAGGAAAAGCTGGTGGTAGAATTTCTGGACTAACTAGATACGTGGGGGGTTAAGAAGAAGAGTGAGTTGAAGATGGAAACCAAAGTTTTCATTCCTCTGGGAGAATCATGGAGCCTCTGAGGAGTACAAGGAGCTGGCAGGGGGGCTGGTCTGGAGGAACTAACAGTCACAGTGCAGGGAGTGCTGAATTCAGTGTAGTACCAGGAACACAAGTCAGCCAACTGCAGCTGGCAGCATTGCTCAGTGAGTGGATGGGGCTCCGGACAGAGATGTGGGCATCTTCAGCAAAGAGAAACTTTGAAGTCAGGAAAACAGGTGAACTGTCCTAGAAAGAGAGAGCAAAGATAGTGAAGGAAAAAGGCTCTAAGTCTAGGTAACCATTGGGACAGGAGACAAGAGGAGAAAGCAAGACAGAGTGGTTAACATTCCAATGCCTGCAGTGCAAAACTCCCTTTCAAATATGCCATCTTCTTTAGGAGAGCATCCCTGTAAGGTAACTATGTTGCTCCTAGAGATAGAGAAAATTGGAGTCAAGACATTTAGGGGGCTTGTGCACAATCACATAGCAAGTTAGTGACAGaactagaatttgaacccagtccAAGTGACTCCAATGTCTGTCTCTTTCTATGAGCAAAAAGCTGTGGAAAGATGAACGTGCCTAGTCTGGGTGAGGATTGCTGGCTGTGGTCTAGGGGAAGACTGGCAGGACATGAAGCCCAAGAGGTGAATTGGAATAGGATTTTTAAAGGCCATGTCATGTCTAGGAATTAAAGAACCAGTAAAATTTTTTAAGCAGGAAAGTAACATGAGATTGCTTTTGAGATAGGaatagaaatgtaaataaatatagagaGAGCCATATAAAAGATGGATTGGAGGGAGAAGAAACTAGGATAGAGAGATTGGTGGTAATATAGTGCTTTTGTTGATGGGTAATGATGCTCTGAGCTGGAGCAGGAACAGCAGGAAGAAGGCTGGATTTAAGAGGTGTGCAGAGACATTTAGGTAAGACttggctctctctctccccatagAGATGCTCGGAAGACAGTTGGAAACACAATCTACCACTGAAAAGAGCTCCAGGGTAGAGATTTAGAATTCAGACGTCATCAGCAAGAAGTGGTAGTTGGATCCTGGAAAGTGATAGTATCACCAGGAGCTGAGAAGACCAAGAGGAGATGGCTGAGAAAAAAATTCTAGGGGAAAGTAAACAAATAGAGGATTTGAAGGACCTTCTCTGGAAAAGGTTCTAGTACCTCTATGTTTTTAGGAATTGCCTTTCccctttgtatttcatttatggaAGGGGAGCAGGTCTTGACTTTTCAGAACTTCCTTAGCTTCCTGTTCTGCCCTCACCTTGAGCACAGACACTAGTTTCCTTATAGAGCCACGGGCTGGCCTTGTTCTCTCCCAGGGCCCTTGGCCTGAGCCCCAAACCCACGCTTGCGCAACAGCGTAGGAGAAGCCACATCTCAAGAAATGTTTAGAAATCAAGTCTGCGGGCCGTGGTCGTTACTTGGATGTGGTGGTTGCCCCCAGTTCTCTGAGAAGTTAGATATGACAACGAGGAGGAGGTCACAAGAGCCTTAGGAGGCTCACATTCAGAGAGTGCTGGTCACTGAAATCACTATAGGGATGGGGGCATGAAATCAGAGACAGTGTGTAGAGAGGCTCTTTTAAGGGGAATTAAACAGAGTAATTCAGTTCAGCCTGTACCCCGGTAAATTTAGAGCTCATTACgcagtgtctttttaaaattcttgtatTAATTATAATAGAAGGCCAAAGGCTTTTCAGATGATCTGTAACGACATACCCTGCCTGCTTTACTCCCATTTTCCTCACTGACTTGATTATTGCCAGTGTACTGAGAGTAGACTGCAAGGTTGGGCCTTGGAACAGGcaggtctgggtttgaatcctagatcTGCCATTTGGTAACTGAGGCCACAGGGAAAATCAGTCGaactctgatcctcagtttcctcaactgtaaactgAGTCAATACATCCTCTGCTCAGCTTCCATTCCATCCAACTCCCTTATGGAGTGCCTGCCAGCACAACAGAGGCTGGAAAGCCAAAGGCAGATTTCTCAGACTCTTGCAGCTGGGTTTCACATCTGACATGGTTCTGCCAACTAGGCACACCTGAAGGAAACCTGGGAGGTGGACATGGGCagtataaagcttctagaagatgTTGGATCTTCTTGTAATCACTGTAGTGGAGCTGACTGACATTTGGGAATGTGGAGGTGGAATTTCAGTATTTGGTTCTGAGCATCTATGACAGAAGGCAGTAGCTGTGGGGTTCCCATAAGAGAGTCCCCTGTTCTGGCTGAGCATTTCTCCCTGCTATGTTATTCCTGATAGTATAGAACACAAACTAACTTCCATGGCTCCCCTAGGAATTCTTAACCTGCCAAATACCTTGCAATAATTACCATTCTGTTTAAATTACTAATTGGAGTGGATTCCATTATCTTCAACTCATAGACCAGCCTCATAGGGTTTTGCAGGCAagtcaatatatgtaaattaagTACAGTGCTTAGCACCTGGTGAGCCACATTATTATTCCTATCAGTGTATCAGCTGCCACAATAAAGTAGAAGTAAGCATCTTACAATATCTtaatgattttctaattttatttttgaagcatattttgtttctaagatttttttgttctaagtATTATAGAATAGAGGTCTTAGCTTTGTGCACAGCTAGGATTGACATAGAGGAACATTAATTATCAAAGTAAGAAATATGTactctttaaaatgaggaaatccaggataaaagaaaatacgcttattattgttttttacttAAGTTCTGGAATTGTCTTCAACTTCAGTTAATAGCATTTAtaatgtaccagacactgttagGAGCTATGTCTTTAAAGAATTTTAGATAACGGACGAGAACGTCATTGATCTTTCGTTCTTTCCCAGGCTCTACTCATCTTGTCAGCATCTTCTGATCTTGCTGGAGAAAGTCCATATATTTTAGAATCCATAAGTAATATAAAGGGCTTTTGCCAAACTGGAATTCTTAGTTTTTACATAGGGTGACCTTATTGTTTACAAACATCTGAGAGTAAGAGTGGATTTAATTGTgttgtaatttttattggaagGTATGTGACAAGATGCTGTAACCAAAGCTTTTAAGCTTCTGAataatacttcaatttttttattttcataagtcATTGATTAAACAGtggactaattttttaaaagcttcaatTTGTTATTCATTTCCCGTTCCAGATTCTTCCCAAACTACTTACTGGAtgttgaacatttaaaatatctgtagAGCAAGTTAAAGTTAAATGCCACTAGTCACAGCTTTCATTATGGTTGCTTTATTTTAATGATCTTTATggtttgtttacctgaaattctgaTTTTGCTTTTAGTTTAGAAGGTATCAATAATGTctctgttaattttaaaaaggcatagacaaatataaaatattaatttctgataaaaacaaaatctcttttGTGACAAAACATGCAGAATAGCTTTTTGGCATTGTCCAGTTaagcaaataaaaagacaacttttCTATTACATGTGAATACATTATGCATAAATTAAAAGACTGTTGGAAACTAAAAACACAGAAGTATACGGATTTTTTTCAAGGTTGGCctaattatttctcaaaaatagGAAAGGctctaattaataaaaaattaaaactacaataaggaTAATTTATAGGACAATGTCGTTGCCTTTTTTGTGCTGTGAAAATGTTTTATGTGTCCACATgaaatttaatcattttaagaTTGTATTAAAGGGAAACGTATTAAATGGTCTGTGGATCTTTACATAGTTGCCCCTTCTGAGACTCAAAAGATTGACAAATTACTGAGGTCACTAACTTTGTGGCTgcccttaatattttttaaacaaagaatttGAAGAGTTAAAATACACAAGAAAGAGTGGATGTAACAGTTTTATGAAGGTGGTCAGAATGTGGTTTCTACTatgaacaataattttttttttaaagaaacgctatgatgattttttaaattaattcatctattatttacttttggctgcgttgggtctttgctgctgcgcgcgggctttctctagttgcagcgagtgggggctactcttggttgcagtgcgcgggcttcgcattgcggtggcttctcttgttgcagagcacgggctctaggtgtgtgggcttcagtagttgtggcatgcgggctcagtagttgtggctcacgggctctagagcgcaggctcagtagttgtggcacacgggcttagttgctctgcggcatgtgggatcttcccggacctgggatcgaacccatgtcccctgcattggcaggcggattcttaaccactgcgccaccaggaaagtccctgaacaataatttttaataagctAGCTCCCTTTTATTatattctctttaaaattaattgtggCTCTGTAATTGTTAAACTAGTACCAGCTAAGCCTGTAAAATCATCTTACTCTGAAGTCATAATGAGAAACATTTTAGTTTCAAATTGTCCTATAAAGCAGTATCAAAAGTAACAGAGataggaaaataattattataaaaaggtgtaaaattcttttaaaataggataaagaattttatatttatgattTGGGTTAAAGACTGTTACAGAAACTTACTGTACATGTTCTCTTTTGCTCTTGTTATTAGTGTCAATATTTGGGGAAGAAGGGTGAAAATGTACATTTAGTTAAAAAATGCCTATTACTGGTAAATTAATAACTACATTAATGTAATTATCCCTTTATGGCTATTGAAAAAGTTTGgtgataaaatttattaattaatttgaattttaagatGTATTTGGACCTAGACCTGTGACTTTAAACACAATTTTACAAAGTATGTGGTAATTAATAAAGTTTTAATTGATAATTATCATTATAGCTCAATGATGTCCTTCATCAGGATTTTTTGCCCATGAAAGAGAGGGtctgcatggatttttttttcaactctagACTTAGTTTATTGAAGATATACAGTCTTGCTGATTTTCACAATTTCTCTATGATATATGGAGATGATTGCTTCTATTCTTACTGGTAGAGAGTAGAGACCTAGAATATAAGATTTGTttataaccattttaaaaaataaacttaagttTTAGAATAGTTTCAGATTTATAGATAAGTAAAGTTAGGGTATTCAGAGTTTTTGAATATCCTTAGTTTTTACCCAAGTGTCTATTATTGGGTTCTTGGGCCCTAGGCTTTGGTGACTCTCTGGTAAGCCACATGCTTTCAATTATCAGCTACCTTCTGTGACCCTCTCCAGGTTGACCTGGGAACCTTGCAGACTTTATCCACAACCCTTGGCAGCTGAGGGAGACTGGGGTGGCCTCTCTCAGGCCTTCTATAAGCCTAGATCTGCTCTGCAACCATTTCTGCTTTACTTTAGATGCCCCTTCCCAGAATTCTTGACAGGAGGCAGAACTACAAGTGCTCTCTGTCTGAGGATTCTCAAACTCGAAATCCATCACATCCCCTGGGGCTTCAACCCCCAGGAGGGGTCACAGAGCCAAGCCCCATCTTTTTTCATAAAATCTCATTCTCCTCTTCCAGTCCCTTCCCACAGGAGAAAGAAGGCACGGAAGGAAAATTGAGTCACATTATTACTCATTCCTCTCACACTATGGTTTATATGCTTGCTATCCTCTAGGCTTTGCTAATGATACACAGTGCCAAgatttgagaatttaaaaagagctcttttctctctcaagaATCTAACTCTTTCAAAATAATGGGCTTGGGCTTTCAGACTGTTGCTTCTCctatgtattttctaaaaatccATTCAGAAATTCGGTCTCCTGTGTTCTGGGCTGTATCTGCTTTCTGTTCTAAGGCAGTGAAAGGCACTGACTAAAGTGGTGAAGGACTTGAGGCAACAAGAAAAATGTGGCAAAGAAAAATCTCTATTGATGTCTGAAAATAATACCCCTCTACCATCATATTATGATGCAATATGGACCCAATACTTCAAATGAATTTCAGTGTGGAGCTGGATGGTTTTGGAAGACAAAATGATTTCAGTGCAAATGGTAATTAAGGCCAATAAAGTGTTTCTGTATTTAAAGGCACATAGatatttttctcacatttcatatAGTAAGCTGAACATATATTTTGGGCTTGGATAAATGTTCTAGACTGCATGCATACAAGAGCTGAAGAAGAATATCATACTTATTCCATATATATTCCAGATTTCACTGCCAAGGTTACAGTTGGGGATAGCAGTCCAGAGGGACTTTAGTCAAAGTCtcttgagattaaaaaaagaaaaaacatgagtTAAAGCTattgaagaaagaaaatccaCTAGAAAAGCAAATTATTAACTCTGTGCTCGGATTCAAAAGATGAATAACCAcactttgtcttttgttttgtccTCAGCTGGAAAGGCAGCTAATGATGCAGAATGAaatgagagaaagacaaatggctATGCAGATTGCTTGGTCTCGGGAATTCCTCAAATATTTTGGAACTTTTTTTGGCATTGCAGCCGTCTCTTTAACAGCTGGGTATATTTGCtacttactttaaaattttcttctacttctttttgTCTCTGCCATGATCATATTATTAAGTTGGCCAAGATAGGACTTTGATCCAAATAGTACACGTATAGGCAAACAAAGTAACCCTGATAGCTTAGTCCTTGGCGGTAACTCTGTAGAACCAGGATAGTAATAGTTAATTCTTCCTTTAGTTTCTTAGATTTCTTCTgtacttttctccattttataagtAAGAGAGAGGACTGACTTTGCACCAAGACAGAAGGAAGTCTCTACAAATTCATCTCCACAGTCCCTAGGGGATAGATAtcaatacttaaatatttttaaaatgagtaatcTGAGCCTCAACATCAAATAAAGATGAACAAATCATAGACCCTACCCAAGAACCGCAGAATCTGCTGAGGGATTATGGGTAAGCAAATCCTATTTCCATAGAAGAATTAAGTAACTTCTGAAATGGAGGATATTCTTCCCAAAAGCGGataacttttttcctttcatcaagTACAGAGAGATTTATTTACAGGTTATTCCttgatattcattcttttttgttcttgaatcagagcaattaaaaagaagaagccTGCCTTCCTCTTCCCTATCGTTCCATTAGGCTTTGTCCTTACCTACCAGTATGACATGGGCTACGGGACCCTTATACAAAGAATGAAAGGTAAGTCTTTGATAAACCAGAGTCTCAATTTCTGATACATTTTCTGGTTCCAGGATCCACTCCTCACACCCCCTTGACTTATGAAAATTCTGACAAGACTCTCCCTGAGCTACCAATAACCGATATTTCTACCCCCTCTCACATAGTGGTATGCTGGAGTCACCTCATACCAGCTCACAAGAACCAACTGTCAAATGTTCAGGAATTTTGTAAGCTGCTTGTTAAATAcagtcattattaaaaattaaatttcataaactaacacaacattgtaaatcagctatactccaataaaatttttttaattaaattatataaacttacaattaaataaattacagaaaatacataatattaaattatatttaaaacaataataaataatcagaacttagtttctaattattttacaaatatctgTACTCTTAAgttatgtatatctattcttttaagTTATGTATATCTACTGTATCTGTATGGTGAAAATGCAGATacaatatatagatataataaaatacagataCAACTCTGACTTCAGTGACATCCCATTGGTATGTCAGCTTGAAGGTggtcatggtgggagtatttacaccatggaaatctaCAAATACCAAATCAAGGCTTGACTTACTATTTTGTTGATTGTCTAGATCAGGGGTTGACAAACTATGATCTGCAGGCTGGCCACCTATTTTTGAATatagttttactggaacacagacaTACCCATTCATTTCTGCTTTTCCATTTCCATGACAGTGCCGAGTCACTGCAACAGATATGTAAGTCcccacaagcctaaaatatttactatctggccctttaagaaagtCTGCCAACCCGTGGTCTAGACTTaagaaaatgatgaagaaaatgttaataatgtgTATTAGTCTTAAAAGTGTGTTGTGTCCATATCCGTTATGTTGTGAATAGcataaaaaaattcaagaaatgtcCTAATATTTGAAAACTGTTATCTGATTCAACAAAGTCCACAATATTCTCAAACAACTAAAGTTCCAACATATGTCACTGTTTCACTTTTGTCCTACTCATTAACGTAAATGAAAACACCAACCATCACTCATGTTGAAATTATACTTTCTCATCAACTGCTTAGGCGAGCTATGGATAAAAGAGTTCagcaaaatcaataaaaacattCTTTGAGGATCAATTTGCTATATGGAATTTATGATAAAGGGTACTGtacatgttattattatttataaattgtatgctacatatatttcatataagtaaaatttataataaacttaTGTACATAATAAACTTATGTACATTTGTCTTTGTTCTGGAAAGCTGGTTGTTAAATTTTCACCAGTACTGTGCTGCTCTCACTGAACTCTGGCTTTTATTGCCCTAGAAAATAGCCCTGCTGCCACAGATGCCATTCCTGTCCCAAGAAGACAGAGTTTCCCATTAGTCTAGGATATCCATGTCTTCCAAATTCCCACCACTACACACCTCTCATGAAGATCCCTAGTTCCCTACTCCTCTAGCCTTCAACCCAGAGCATGCTGGAAACAGTGCTTTCCCAAGCCTTCATTTTTGCCATCCTGTTCTCTCCTGGGCTGTAGGCCCATCACTATCCCTGAGGCTCTGTGGGGACTGGTTTAGTATGGGAAAGGAGAAGGTGCAGGTATTGGGAGTAGGCAGTAGAACATTTCATTCACAAACTTAGGGAAATGGAGGGATGATATGTTCTTAAAAATTCCCATTTGAAAATAGAAGTACATTTTCCACATAGAAACTATGTTAAAATGTCCTTTGGGGTCAGACATTATTGATATCATAGTTCAGCTATATTGTGGGCTAAACTGTTTTGTTGATGGCCTAGGAATTTATTTATAGCATACATTACTGTGGGAAAATGTATTCTGAGTTCTAAAACACTGATCTACAAGTTAACTTTTGGAGTATAATTCCATTTTAAGCTGGAAACTAACTTACAAAACTGATTTACTTATGTTAAAACTCATTTCAATAACCTTCTCAGGTTCATGTTACTCATCTGCTTAAGAATTCATTAGTCTGAGCTCAACTATGTCTCACTGTTTATAAGAACATTAGAGTTCTCAGTCCCTCATAAAAGTTAGTATGTAGTATTAAGAAATCTCAACTCTATTATACAGCATTCACTTGAACGTATTACTAATGGAGAGCAAATTTATTTTCTAGGAATATTTTGATTGTATAATTGGGAAGTAATTTTATTACAGGTCCATCAGAGTctatagaatataaaaatttaacttCCAAGGCATGTTGTGGaaatttcctgtttaaaaaaaaaaaaacaactttagaaTCCACCAGGAAACTTACCATATTAAAAAGTTTAGTTTATAATATATAGCCCTGTTAACTAGAGATGACCCCAAGCTATATACTTCCTGTTTAACTGACTTTATTATCAGCCATTCTGTAAACACATACTAAGAATCTGCCATATGGAAGGCACTCTCCCATGGAAACATCTAGTCTGTCATCAATAGCCTGCCCGATTACATAcaattttataatgatttttactTAGTATTtaagactgagaaaaaaaaatgtttgcagatTGTTGGAATGCTGTGATAATTTGCAAATTGTAGCCTGCCCTGTTGGGTTTGGAGTATAAATTAATTGTGCGTTAAAAGAGGAATATTTCAAGAAAACAACTGCCTTTATTCCCAAGGAAAGTTTATGGAATGTCAACAATACATATTATAGTTTTTCAAAATTTCGCTAGTCTTCAACAATAAAAGTTGGCAAATGTCACTGTGCCCAAGAAATTACTAGCTATTATTTAAGAGGAATTgtttataaaaatgtgtatatgtgtgtggatgtatgtatatatggactaaagaacatttaatattatttggggtaTTTATAAGTAGTTTCAAGTCAAAGATAAGCTTTCCTGAAAAATTAGAGTTTTTtagtaaactttattttcttctcacgTCACTTATGATATAATAAGGGGCAACAAGAAGAACTATATGGGGTTTCACCACCCTAAACCCCTCCTAACACAACCAATAGTTATCATCCTGACTttccttcaaggaaaaaaaatattacttgctattctttctcttctacattttaaaatgctgtctTCTGTCAAATAAAGTCTCTGGCATCTGATTTATCTCATTATGAATCTTCAGGATTCATTATTGTGTTTCCTTTGGGAGGTCACTTCACCGGGGACAGTGGGTGAAATATTTAACTGTGAGATCTGGGGGCATGCCTCCACACAGTGTTACAGCATGTCACTGGAACACAACAAGTAGGTCTTCTCACAAAATGCTGATGACCCCTTTGTCACCTTGCACATTTCTGTACTTTATTTAAGGTGAAGCCGAGAACATACTGGAAACAGAAAAGAGTAAGTTGCAGCTGCCAAAAGGAATGATCACTTTTGAAAACCTTGAAAAAGCAAGAAGGGAACAGAGTAAATTCTTCATAGACAAATGAAATCATGTTTACCCACCAAATCTCAAAATACAGAATTGTTGACTTGAATCATGgcctttacaattttttaaatgcttgagaTTTTGATatcatggtttttattttaaaataataaaatttaagatgaactttattaaattattttaaaataaaatgtataacattCAACACAAAATCATGGAGGTACTCTAGATAACTTTCAGATttcctctgtatgtgtgtgtatcacaaaCATCTAGatgtaaaattaataaactatattattttgaatttctggAAGCAAAAGTTCTGTTGTTCTCATTTCTCTGTTGCACACACTTGCGCCATCACATTAATCTCCCACAGATACTgcttttatttggatttttcaaTTGTGTCCTGTCTCCACATGATAGAAAACAACTAATGTTAATGATTAACATGTATATTGCACTTGCTATGGCCATTGTCTGATTGTTTTGCACATATTCTTGTAATTATCCCAACAATCCCATGAGGcaggcatcatttttttttaataaatttattttatttatttatttatttttagctgcattgggtcttcattgctgtgcacggactttctctagttgcggcgagcaggggctactcttcgttgcggtgcatgggcttctcattgcagtggcttctcttgttgcggagcacggtctctaggtgcgcaggcttcagtagttgtggcaggcgggctcagtagttttggcttgcgggctctagagcacaggctcagtagttgtcgtgtacgggcttagttgctctgcggcatgtgggatcttcctggacccgtgacccctgcattggcggattcttaaccactgctccaccagggaagcccccatcatttttatagatgtggaaactgtgGCATAAAGAGATTG containing:
- the PLGRKT gene encoding plasminogen receptor (KT) isoform X1, coding for MGFIFSKSMNENMKSQQEFMLMNARLQLERQLMMQNEMRERQMAMQIAWSREFLKYFGTFFGIAAVSLTAGAIKKKKPAFLFPIVPLGFVLTYQYDMGYGTLIQRMKGEAENILETEKSKLQLPKGMITFENLEKARREQSKFFIDK
- the PLGRKT gene encoding plasminogen receptor (KT) isoform X2 yields the protein MVLEDKMISVQMLERQLMMQNEMRERQMAMQIAWSREFLKYFGTFFGIAAVSLTAGAIKKKKPAFLFPIVPLGFVLTYQYDMGYGTLIQRMKGEAENILETEKSKLQLPKGMITFENLEKARREQSKFFIDK